Proteins found in one Desulfurellaceae bacterium genomic segment:
- a CDS encoding DNA-directed RNA polymerase subunit beta', whose amino-acid sequence ILTEVSGTIKFGDINDKTMQEKVDERTGLSTRVIIDFRDPNVRPRVSIKDDNGRTTKLPSGLDARYTLPVGAHINIVEGQQVEAGDVLSKIPRETTKTKDITGGLPRVAELFEARKPKEFAVISEIEGQVAFGKDTKGKRKVVITPDVGEPREYLIPRGKHISVREGDYVRAGEPLMDGSSNPHDILGVLGEKELAKSLVDAVQEIYRLQGVRIHDKHIEVIVRQMMRRVTVTQVGDSDFLVGEQVEKWRFQEETEKVVAEQGQPPEAKSLLMGITKASLSTDSFISAASFQETTKVLTEAAINGKVDTLLGLKENVIMGRLIPAGTGNPSYTQIEAESVEAAIEEQAELPPLVEAS is encoded by the coding sequence ATCCTGACCGAGGTCAGCGGTACGATCAAATTCGGTGACATCAACGACAAGACCATGCAGGAGAAGGTCGATGAGCGGACCGGTCTATCGACCCGGGTCATCATCGACTTCCGCGACCCCAATGTTCGGCCCCGCGTCTCCATCAAGGACGATAATGGACGAACGACCAAGCTGCCCAGCGGGCTTGACGCACGCTATACGCTGCCGGTCGGCGCCCATATCAATATCGTCGAGGGCCAGCAGGTCGAAGCCGGTGACGTACTGTCCAAGATCCCGCGCGAAACAACAAAGACGAAAGATATCACGGGCGGCCTGCCTCGGGTGGCCGAGCTGTTTGAAGCCCGTAAACCCAAGGAGTTTGCCGTCATCAGTGAGATCGAGGGCCAAGTGGCTTTCGGCAAAGATACCAAGGGCAAGCGGAAAGTGGTCATCACGCCGGATGTGGGAGAGCCGCGCGAGTATCTCATCCCGCGCGGCAAACATATCAGTGTCCGCGAGGGCGACTACGTCCGAGCCGGTGAACCCTTGATGGACGGCTCCTCCAATCCGCACGATATCCTCGGCGTGCTCGGAGAAAAAGAACTCGCCAAATCGCTGGTCGATGCCGTTCAGGAGATCTATCGCCTGCAGGGCGTGCGGATCCACGACAAGCACATCGAGGTCATTGTCCGCCAGATGATGCGCCGGGTCACCGTTACCCAGGTCGGCGACTCCGATTTTCTGGTTGGCGAGCAGGTCGAAAAATGGCGATTCCAGGAGGAGACCGAAAAGGTCGTGGCCGAGCAGGGGCAGCCGCCCGAGGCGAAATCGCTCCTGATGGGGATCACCAAGGCCAGTCTGTCGACCGACAGCTTTATTTCCGCAGCCTCCTTCCAGGAGACGACCAAGGTGCTGACCGAAGCCGCCATCAACGGGAAGGTCGATACGCTGCTGGGGCTCAAGGAAAACGTCATTATGGGACGGCTGATTCCAGCCGGGACCGGCAACCCCAGCTATACCCAGATTGAGGCCGAGAGTGTCGAAGCCGCGATTGAAGAACAGGCCGAACTGCCGCCGCTGGTCGAGGCCTCCTAA
- the rpsL gene encoding 30S ribosomal protein S12, producing the protein MPTIQQLVRKGREQQRKKLTAPALQACPQRRGVCTRVYTTTPKKPNSALRKVARVRLTNGIEVTAYIPGIGHNLQEHSVVLIRGGRVKDLPGVRYHIVRGTLDSIGVQERKQSRSKYGAKRPK; encoded by the coding sequence ATGCCGACAATTCAGCAACTCGTCCGAAAAGGCCGTGAGCAGCAGCGGAAAAAGCTGACCGCGCCGGCCCTGCAAGCCTGCCCGCAGCGTCGTGGGGTGTGTACCCGGGTGTACACCACGACGCCGAAAAAGCCCAACTCGGCCCTCAGAAAAGTTGCCCGGGTGCGGCTGACGAATGGGATTGAAGTCACGGCCTATATCCCAGGTATCGGGCATAACCTCCAGGAACACTCGGTCGTCCTCATTCGTGGCGGGCGGGTGAAGGACTTGCCCGGCGTGCGGTACCATATCGTACGTGGAACCCTCGACTCGATCGGGGTCCAGGAACGCAAGCAGAGCCGCTCCAAATACGGAGCAAAGCGGCCGAAATAA